A genomic window from Maridesulfovibrio sp. includes:
- the aepX gene encoding phosphoenolpyruvate mutase has protein sequence MKVYVGMSADLVHPGHMNILNIAASYGDVIVGLLTDKAIASYKRLPFMTYEQREMVIKNIKGVSEVIPQYTLDYVENLEKVRPDYVVHGDDWKTGPQKQTRERVINTISKWGGKLIEPAYTEGISSTQLNGMLKEIGVSPVTRQQRLKRLLENKDMVRVLEAHSGLSGLIVENANVKKDGRNVEFDAIWESSLTDSTMKGKPDIEAVDTTSRLQTINEIFEVTTKPMIYDGDTGGKPEHLAFTVRSLERLGVSAIVIEDKIGLKKNSLFGTDVEQYQASIEEFCHKIETGKKSQVGDDFMIFARIESLIFNKPVEDALERATAYLGSGADGVMIHTKDKSEASILEFCRRYKELGHTAPIIAVPSSYNKVYEEQLVEAGVKIVIYANHLLRAAYPAMMEVAERILRNERSFECNDTCMSIKEILELIPGTK, from the coding sequence ATGAAAGTATACGTAGGAATGAGCGCAGACCTTGTCCATCCCGGCCACATGAATATCCTCAATATTGCCGCATCGTATGGCGATGTAATCGTCGGGCTGCTTACAGATAAAGCTATTGCCAGCTACAAACGGCTCCCTTTCATGACCTATGAACAACGCGAAATGGTCATAAAAAACATCAAAGGGGTAAGCGAAGTCATCCCACAGTATACACTTGATTATGTTGAAAATCTTGAGAAAGTACGTCCCGACTATGTTGTGCATGGCGACGACTGGAAAACCGGACCGCAAAAGCAGACCCGTGAGCGGGTAATCAACACTATCTCCAAGTGGGGCGGCAAGCTCATTGAACCGGCCTATACCGAAGGCATCAGCTCCACCCAGCTGAACGGCATGCTCAAGGAAATCGGAGTTTCCCCGGTTACCCGCCAGCAAAGGTTGAAACGGCTGCTCGAGAATAAGGACATGGTCCGGGTACTGGAAGCACACAGTGGGCTCAGCGGATTGATAGTCGAAAATGCCAACGTAAAAAAAGACGGCCGCAATGTGGAATTTGACGCCATCTGGGAAAGCAGCCTGACCGACTCCACCATGAAGGGCAAGCCGGACATAGAAGCAGTAGACACAACCTCCCGTTTGCAGACCATCAATGAAATTTTCGAAGTTACTACCAAACCAATGATTTATGACGGGGATACCGGGGGAAAACCGGAGCACCTTGCCTTCACCGTGCGTTCGCTGGAACGGCTGGGAGTATCCGCCATTGTCATTGAAGACAAAATCGGGCTTAAAAAGAACTCGCTTTTCGGGACTGATGTAGAACAATATCAGGCTTCCATTGAAGAGTTCTGCCACAAGATTGAAACCGGGAAAAAAAGTCAGGTCGGCGATGATTTCATGATTTTTGCCAGAATTGAAAGCCTGATTTTCAATAAACCGGTCGAAGACGCTTTGGAGCGGGCAACCGCCTATCTCGGGTCCGGAGCGGACGGTGTCATGATCCACACCAAAGATAAATCAGAAGCAAGTATTCTTGAATTCTGCCGCCGATATAAAGAGCTGGGACACACCGCCCCGATTATCGCCGTTCCCTCAAGCTATAACAAAGTTTATGAAGAACAACTCGTTGAGGCAGGGGTAAAAATAGTCATCTATGCCAACCACCTGCTGCGCGCAGCCTATCCGGCTATGATGGAAGTTGCTGAAAGAATCCTCAGAAATGAACGTTCCTTCGAATGCAACGACACCTGTATGAGTATTAAGGAAATCCTTGAACTGATACCCGGCACCAAATAG
- a CDS encoding phosphonoacetaldehyde reductase has product MSVYIGSGSLKELLDEIRSRNYPTILVATGRTSFEKSGLKQLLLSRLSGSKLIFFSDFSPNVKSAESYAGILKCKASGASAILAIGGGSVIDMAKTISLAPQSEQELELLILGQQKVKETLPLFCAPTTAGSGSEATHFAVIYMNGKKYSLADLQLLPESVAIDPQLSSSMPPYLTACSGFDALSQAIESYWAQGATVQSREYAAKAINLILPSLEKAVTEPSLEIRERMALGAHYAGKAINLSKTTAPHALSYYLTSKYGIPHGHAVAIFTGLFFKINQTAIPEQLYDLMGCHSAESCFNFWYKRMSRCGLEPDLRELNIPESECKKIVDSVNLERLKNNPVNSGKDYLLQQLVEFYRSLSEQF; this is encoded by the coding sequence ATGTCAGTTTACATCGGTTCGGGCAGCCTGAAAGAACTTCTGGATGAAATACGCAGCCGGAACTATCCTACAATTTTAGTAGCCACAGGACGGACTTCTTTTGAAAAGTCCGGGTTAAAGCAACTCCTTCTTTCTAGATTGAGCGGAAGCAAGCTGATTTTCTTTTCCGATTTTTCGCCTAACGTTAAATCTGCCGAAAGTTATGCCGGAATATTAAAATGCAAGGCCAGCGGAGCGTCAGCCATTCTCGCTATCGGCGGGGGTAGTGTGATTGATATGGCCAAAACTATTTCGCTGGCTCCGCAAAGTGAACAGGAATTGGAATTACTTATCCTTGGACAGCAAAAGGTAAAAGAGACCCTGCCGCTCTTTTGCGCGCCGACCACAGCCGGGTCTGGAAGTGAGGCTACCCACTTTGCCGTAATTTATATGAACGGTAAAAAATATTCACTTGCAGACCTGCAACTGCTTCCGGAAAGTGTTGCCATAGACCCGCAATTAAGCTCATCAATGCCGCCTTACCTTACGGCCTGTTCCGGTTTTGACGCTTTAAGTCAGGCCATTGAATCATACTGGGCGCAAGGCGCAACGGTTCAAAGTCGTGAATACGCTGCAAAGGCTATAAATCTAATTCTGCCTTCATTGGAAAAAGCAGTGACCGAACCCAGCCTTGAAATCAGGGAAAGGATGGCCTTGGGTGCCCATTATGCAGGTAAAGCCATCAATCTCAGCAAGACGACAGCTCCGCACGCATTATCATATTACCTGACCTCCAAGTACGGAATACCCCACGGCCACGCGGTCGCAATTTTTACGGGACTTTTCTTCAAAATCAATCAAACCGCAATTCCCGAACAGCTATATGATCTCATGGGTTGTCATTCCGCCGAATCCTGCTTTAACTTCTGGTACAAAAGGATGTCCCGCTGCGGACTGGAACCGGACTTGCGAGAGCTTAATATACCCGAATCTGAATGCAAAAAGATTGTGGACTCTGTCAATCTGGAAAGATTGAAAAATAATCCGGTTAATTCGGGTAAAGATTATTTGCTGCAACAACTGGTTGAATTTTACAGATCGTTATCAGAACAGTTCTAG
- a CDS encoding zinc/iron-chelating domain-containing protein, which translates to MSDPFVCARCAAKGPTCCELTPGCEEVCFPVSDYERERILECVPDSGGFVLQVNTPVFIENMFTLFPGQRRKVKELFPPGGTHYRLEVDFGGKCLFLGSKGCIIPKKARPLYCRLFPFWMDANGRITLLEVITCLAQQENKTPGKLFKALGITQSEVRELHSQLRVAWGFYPHADD; encoded by the coding sequence ATGAGTGATCCTTTTGTTTGTGCAAGATGCGCTGCCAAGGGGCCTACATGCTGTGAGTTGACTCCGGGGTGTGAAGAGGTTTGTTTTCCTGTCTCTGATTATGAACGGGAACGTATTCTTGAATGCGTTCCCGATTCCGGGGGCTTTGTCCTGCAGGTCAATACTCCCGTGTTTATTGAAAATATGTTTACCCTTTTTCCCGGCCAGCGCAGGAAGGTTAAAGAGTTGTTTCCTCCGGGCGGCACGCATTACCGTCTTGAAGTTGACTTCGGGGGAAAGTGTTTATTCCTCGGCAGCAAGGGATGTATTATCCCAAAAAAAGCCAGGCCTTTGTATTGCCGGCTTTTTCCGTTTTGGATGGATGCGAATGGACGTATCACTCTGCTAGAAGTTATAACCTGTCTTGCGCAGCAGGAAAATAAGACTCCGGGTAAGCTTTTTAAAGCTCTCGGTATCACGCAATCTGAAGTGCGCGAATTGCACAGTCAATTACGAGTCGCTTGGGGTTTTTATCCCCATGCAGACGATTGA
- a CDS encoding PBP1A family penicillin-binding protein — protein MKKIYKILLLITLAMGILGVGSLAGLYYWAASDLPGFKNITDYNPPLVTTVYSRNHKVLGYFYKEKRFLVRMDEMTQLLPKAFLAAEDASFYQHDGVDFTAISRAFVANLKKGARTQGGSTITQQIIKRLLLSPEKSYKRKLKEAILAFRLEHYLEKDEILTIYLNQIYLGAGAYGVEAAARTYFGKHVNELTVAECALLAGLPQAPSRYDPLRHPERAKARQLYVLGQMYEHNWISRAEYNEAVAQQLVYKSMEDPSWKHGPYFLEEVRRWLIDKYGEETVYTGGLNVYTTCDIKHQDAADTAVQEGLEASTRRRGWRGPLQELKPVEYTEFLASEIVPESELRPGKWVKVLVTKISKKEASVKFGKYAATMPVTSMEWCRTPDVKKAPEDVRPIKDATKILKNGDVVWARLDKAFFKDGSEVNFNQVDPDTDTLGDVSWNVSLMQKPVVQGALVSMDPKTGDVLAMVGGYAFGGDGGSQFNRATQAKRQPGSAFKPIVYSTAMDNGFTPASILMDAPFVYTDMEAGKLWKPQNFEGVFYGPTLLRTALVKSRNLVTIRLARKLGIEKIIQRARDLGLESEFPNDLSVALGSASVTLVNLVEAYSAFARGGSRIKARLVLSVNSAWGELLYDSKPEITDAISPQTAYIMCNLMKEVVQHGTGWRAKVLRRPVAGKTGTTNDEQDAWYMGFSPYLITGVFVGFDQLTPMGKWETGSRAASPLWVSYRKEVENDYPYEDFPQPDGVVMAKIDAASGLLAGPNSSKTFFLPFKEGTQPTRTASGSGEDGESGGTGSSEDLFKQTF, from the coding sequence ATGAAAAAAATATATAAAATTCTTCTTCTTATTACGCTGGCGATGGGGATTCTAGGTGTGGGGTCGCTGGCAGGATTGTACTACTGGGCAGCAAGTGACCTGCCCGGTTTTAAAAATATTACCGATTATAACCCCCCGCTGGTTACTACAGTATATTCCCGCAACCACAAGGTTCTCGGATATTTCTATAAGGAAAAACGTTTTCTGGTTCGTATGGATGAGATGACGCAGCTGCTCCCCAAGGCTTTTCTTGCTGCGGAAGACGCTTCCTTTTATCAGCATGACGGTGTTGATTTTACCGCTATCTCCCGTGCATTTGTGGCAAACCTTAAAAAGGGAGCACGCACTCAGGGTGGGAGCACAATTACCCAGCAGATAATTAAGCGTCTGCTCTTGTCACCGGAAAAAAGTTACAAGCGTAAACTCAAAGAGGCAATTCTCGCTTTCCGGCTTGAGCATTATCTTGAGAAAGATGAGATCCTGACTATTTACCTGAACCAGATTTATCTCGGCGCAGGTGCATACGGAGTTGAAGCCGCAGCCCGAACCTATTTCGGAAAACACGTTAACGAATTAACCGTTGCGGAGTGTGCACTCCTTGCCGGTCTGCCGCAGGCTCCCAGCCGCTATGATCCTTTGCGCCATCCTGAACGGGCTAAAGCGCGTCAGCTTTATGTTCTTGGCCAGATGTATGAGCACAACTGGATTTCACGTGCAGAGTACAATGAGGCTGTCGCGCAGCAGTTGGTCTACAAGAGCATGGAAGATCCCTCGTGGAAACACGGACCTTACTTTCTTGAAGAAGTTCGTCGCTGGCTGATAGATAAGTATGGCGAGGAGACTGTTTATACCGGTGGTTTGAATGTCTACACTACCTGTGACATCAAACATCAGGATGCAGCGGATACTGCTGTGCAGGAAGGTCTGGAAGCATCCACCAGACGGCGTGGCTGGAGAGGACCGCTGCAAGAGCTGAAGCCTGTCGAATATACAGAGTTCCTTGCTTCTGAGATTGTCCCGGAGTCGGAATTGCGTCCCGGCAAGTGGGTCAAGGTGCTGGTCACCAAGATTTCAAAAAAGGAAGCCTCGGTTAAGTTTGGCAAGTATGCGGCAACCATGCCCGTTACTTCCATGGAATGGTGTCGTACTCCGGATGTGAAAAAAGCACCCGAGGACGTACGTCCCATAAAAGATGCCACAAAAATTCTTAAGAATGGTGATGTTGTCTGGGCAAGGCTTGATAAGGCCTTTTTCAAAGACGGCAGCGAAGTTAATTTTAATCAGGTTGACCCTGATACCGATACACTGGGTGATGTAAGCTGGAACGTTTCGCTTATGCAGAAACCCGTGGTGCAGGGCGCTCTTGTCTCCATGGACCCAAAAACCGGTGATGTTCTGGCCATGGTTGGCGGGTACGCTTTTGGAGGCGACGGAGGCAGTCAGTTTAACCGTGCAACGCAGGCCAAGCGGCAGCCCGGCTCTGCTTTCAAGCCGATTGTTTATTCCACCGCAATGGATAACGGTTTTACTCCGGCATCAATTCTCATGGATGCTCCGTTTGTCTATACTGACATGGAAGCCGGAAAGCTCTGGAAACCGCAGAATTTTGAAGGTGTTTTTTATGGTCCGACCCTGTTGCGAACTGCTTTGGTGAAATCCAGAAACCTCGTGACTATCAGACTTGCCCGCAAGCTTGGCATAGAGAAGATCATCCAGCGAGCCAGAGATCTTGGACTCGAAAGCGAGTTTCCCAATGACCTTTCCGTGGCTCTCGGTTCTGCTTCCGTAACTTTGGTGAATCTTGTTGAGGCATACTCGGCTTTCGCGCGTGGCGGTTCCCGTATCAAAGCCCGTCTGGTGCTTTCTGTAAATAGCGCCTGGGGTGAACTGCTTTATGATTCGAAGCCTGAAATAACTGATGCTATCAGCCCGCAGACTGCTTACATCATGTGCAATCTGATGAAAGAGGTTGTGCAGCATGGAACCGGGTGGAGGGCTAAAGTCCTGCGGCGTCCCGTGGCCGGTAAAACCGGAACAACAAACGATGAGCAGGATGCCTGGTATATGGGATTTTCGCCTTATCTCATCACCGGGGTTTTTGTAGGTTTTGACCAGTTGACTCCTATGGGTAAATGGGAAACGGGTTCCCGTGCGGCCAGTCCGCTTTGGGTTTCCTACCGTAAGGAGGTGGAAAACGACTATCCTTATGAAGATTTTCCACAGCCTGATGGAGTAGTCATGGCCAAAATTGATGCTGCTTCCGGTCTGCTTGCAGGTCCAAATTCCAGCAAGACTTTCTTTTTGCCTTTTAAAGAAGGAACGCAGCCCACAAGAACCGCTTCGGGTTCCGGTGAAGACGGAGAGTCAGGCGGAACAGGCTCCAGCGAAGATCTATTCAAGCAAACTTTTTAA
- a CDS encoding methyl-accepting chemotaxis protein produces MGLLDNFKIKTKFLGNILIVLTLCAAAQGMYQYALMQTGDGYSDVLDQEVYISQKVQSAGISMLDARRAEKDFMLRKDMKYPPLVESKVHEIVVEMEKISKVGHEIGLIEIGRLAEQISNDSQKYLKAFNSLVQSYSVKGLRYEDGLQGEFRNAAHEIMVRVPAYAVDDLYQHWLQMRRYEKDFMRTGSEKYREKFLSAVENYKNGIEQSACSEAVKKSQLSELEIYSRSMISIIQGTAPGLQNALYLKARTAAGNMEDVLMSVYVPRLESMILAVRRHEKDYLLRGSEKYVNKVLEGLKMISDAFAGSLVSEQDRNEIGKKIASYRDAFLALVAENNHISKNNSEMRAAVHAIEPELVEIKNLADENMAQRINSLKSDASVFSKTAISIGAAALLIGIVISLMVTNSIARPLRTAESTVTRLAGGDLNQNIKSFSRDETGIMLNAMGGMIGKLREVVTGVNAAASNIATGSEELAATAESMSQGSSEQAASVEELSASIDAVTASIEKNVRNSKETAKIAANAASKAGESGEVVSGAVGAMKDIAEKITIIEDIARQTNLLALNAAIEAARAGEHGKGFAVVAAEVRKLAERSGVAASEISDLSISTLNVADKAVTMLNSLVPEIGKTSDLVEEINATCAEQDESIKQIGLAVSQVETATQTSASSAEEVAATSQELAGQAEDLRRLLGYFKCDYKGDFVLSEQEAPKALASAEDYDGMDKF; encoded by the coding sequence ATGGGGTTGTTGGACAATTTTAAAATTAAAACCAAGTTCTTAGGCAACATCCTAATTGTCCTTACATTATGCGCTGCTGCACAGGGTATGTATCAATATGCGCTTATGCAGACAGGTGATGGATACTCAGATGTGCTGGATCAGGAAGTATATATTTCTCAAAAGGTTCAGAGTGCGGGGATAAGCATGCTGGATGCACGTAGAGCAGAGAAAGATTTTATGCTCAGGAAGGATATGAAGTATCCGCCGCTGGTAGAAAGTAAAGTGCACGAAATTGTTGTAGAAATGGAGAAGATATCCAAAGTCGGACATGAAATAGGGTTGATTGAAATAGGGAGGTTGGCGGAACAAATAAGCAATGATTCCCAAAAATATTTAAAAGCCTTCAATAGTCTTGTGCAAAGCTATTCCGTCAAAGGATTAAGGTACGAAGATGGATTGCAGGGTGAATTCAGAAATGCAGCCCACGAGATCATGGTCAGAGTGCCTGCTTATGCAGTGGATGATTTGTATCAACACTGGTTGCAGATGCGTAGGTATGAGAAAGACTTCATGCGGACAGGAAGTGAAAAATATCGGGAGAAGTTTCTTTCGGCAGTCGAAAATTATAAAAATGGGATAGAGCAGAGTGCCTGCTCGGAAGCTGTCAAGAAAAGTCAGTTGAGTGAATTGGAAATCTATAGCCGCTCCATGATCAGTATTATTCAGGGGACAGCCCCGGGTCTACAAAACGCACTTTACCTGAAAGCCCGAACTGCGGCTGGAAATATGGAAGACGTCCTGATGTCTGTATATGTTCCTCGCCTTGAATCAATGATTCTTGCCGTACGTAGACATGAAAAGGATTACCTGCTTCGGGGAAGTGAAAAGTACGTAAATAAGGTTTTGGAAGGACTTAAAATGATCAGTGATGCCTTTGCAGGGTCATTAGTATCAGAACAGGACAGGAATGAGATTGGTAAAAAGATAGCCAGTTATCGCGATGCCTTTCTGGCGCTGGTTGCAGAGAACAATCATATCTCTAAGAATAACTCCGAAATGCGTGCAGCTGTTCATGCTATTGAGCCGGAATTGGTAGAAATCAAAAATCTTGCTGACGAGAATATGGCTCAGCGGATTAACTCATTGAAATCAGACGCCTCGGTTTTTTCAAAAACAGCGATCTCTATTGGAGCAGCCGCTTTACTTATCGGTATTGTAATTTCATTGATGGTTACAAATTCTATTGCCAGACCGTTGCGTACTGCGGAGAGCACAGTTACCCGGTTGGCTGGCGGAGATCTCAATCAGAATATAAAATCATTCAGCCGTGACGAGACGGGAATAATGCTTAACGCTATGGGGGGGATGATCGGAAAACTGCGTGAAGTTGTGACTGGCGTTAATGCTGCCGCATCGAATATAGCAACCGGTAGCGAAGAATTGGCCGCAACAGCCGAGTCCATGTCACAGGGCTCTTCTGAACAGGCAGCAAGTGTGGAGGAGTTGTCGGCATCAATAGATGCCGTGACAGCATCAATTGAAAAAAATGTCCGAAATTCAAAAGAAACCGCTAAAATTGCAGCCAATGCAGCTTCCAAAGCTGGTGAAAGTGGAGAAGTGGTTTCCGGTGCAGTAGGGGCGATGAAAGACATTGCGGAAAAAATAACCATTATCGAGGACATAGCCCGACAGACGAATCTGCTTGCATTGAACGCAGCCATTGAGGCAGCCCGTGCCGGGGAACATGGAAAAGGATTCGCCGTTGTCGCCGCCGAGGTGCGAAAGTTGGCTGAGCGGAGTGGGGTTGCCGCCAGTGAGATCAGTGATCTTTCAATCAGCACCCTTAATGTTGCTGATAAGGCCGTAACAATGTTGAATTCTTTGGTTCCTGAAATCGGCAAGACTTCCGACTTGGTCGAGGAAATCAATGCCACCTGTGCGGAGCAGGATGAGTCCATCAAGCAGATAGGTTTGGCTGTTTCACAAGTGGAGACTGCTACTCAGACTTCAGCATCGTCAGCTGAAGAAGTCGCAGCTACATCTCAGGAGCTTGCCGGACAGGCTGAAGACCTCCGCCGTCTTTTGGGGTATTTTAAATGCGATTACAAGGGTGATTTTGTGCTCTCTGAGCAGGAAGCTCCAAAAGCGCTGGCTTCTGCTGAAGATTACGACGGCATGGACAAATTTTAA
- the purF gene encoding amidophosphoribosyltransferase — MKKEYCGLFGIYGHPEAARMTYFGLYAMQHRGQESAGIVTWDGTAIREQKGMGLVADVFNERHLGKELKGDISIGHIRYSTTGASLIRNAQPFLVKFGDLDLAIAHNGNLVNTLELRKELEAQGSIFQTTMDSEVFVHLIAKNLNGNTLEDAVMKTCRKVKGAFSLLIMANDKLIAVKDPNGFRPLAIGRVGDNYVFASETCAFDLIDAEEIRPLNQGEMVVVEGGKMTSYTYCESAPKRQCIFELIYFARPDSTVFGEVVYERRKKMGAVLAQEQPVDADFVMPFPDSGNYAAVGYSQESGLPLELAMIRNHYVGRTFIQPSQDMRDFSVRVKLNPVKSMIKGKSILIVEDSIVRGTTTRTRIKKLRELGAREIHMRVSCPPIRNPCYYGIDFSSKGELIAASSTEEEIARFLGLDSLHYLSIDGLLSSVGERDSYCLACFNGDYPIPPCEGYGKMCFEKD, encoded by the coding sequence ATGAAAAAAGAATATTGCGGACTGTTTGGGATTTACGGACATCCCGAAGCGGCGAGGATGACTTATTTCGGCCTTTACGCCATGCAGCATCGCGGGCAGGAATCTGCCGGTATCGTCACTTGGGACGGCACGGCTATCCGGGAGCAGAAGGGCATGGGCCTTGTCGCCGATGTCTTCAATGAGCGTCACCTTGGTAAGGAACTAAAAGGGGATATTTCCATCGGTCATATCCGTTATTCCACTACCGGCGCTTCACTGATCAGGAATGCTCAGCCTTTTCTGGTTAAATTCGGTGACCTGGATCTTGCGATTGCACACAACGGCAACCTTGTGAACACTCTTGAGCTGCGTAAAGAGCTTGAGGCTCAGGGGTCAATCTTTCAGACCACTATGGATTCTGAAGTCTTTGTGCATCTGATCGCCAAGAACCTGAACGGCAATACTCTCGAAGATGCGGTTATGAAGACCTGCCGCAAGGTCAAGGGTGCATTCTCCCTGTTGATCATGGCTAATGATAAGCTTATTGCGGTAAAAGACCCCAACGGCTTCCGTCCGCTGGCAATCGGCCGAGTCGGTGATAATTACGTTTTCGCTTCCGAAACCTGTGCTTTCGACCTGATTGATGCCGAGGAAATACGCCCTCTGAATCAGGGTGAGATGGTTGTTGTGGAAGGTGGAAAAATGACATCTTACACCTACTGTGAGTCAGCTCCCAAGCGTCAGTGCATTTTTGAGTTGATCTATTTTGCCCGTCCGGACTCCACTGTTTTTGGTGAAGTTGTTTACGAACGCCGTAAGAAAATGGGTGCTGTTCTCGCTCAGGAACAACCGGTAGATGCTGATTTCGTTATGCCGTTTCCTGACTCCGGCAACTACGCCGCCGTTGGTTATTCTCAGGAATCAGGGTTGCCCCTTGAGCTGGCAATGATTCGTAACCATTATGTTGGCCGTACTTTTATCCAGCCCTCTCAGGATATGAGAGACTTTAGCGTACGTGTGAAGCTTAACCCGGTAAAATCAATGATTAAGGGTAAGAGTATTCTGATTGTGGAAGATTCCATTGTGCGTGGAACTACCACCCGTACCAGAATTAAGAAACTCCGTGAACTTGGCGCCCGTGAAATCCACATGCGGGTCAGCTGTCCTCCCATCAGGAACCCATGTTATTACGGTATCGACTTCTCTTCCAAAGGGGAGCTTATTGCCGCGAGCAGCACTGAAGAGGAAATCGCACGTTTCTTAGGCCTTGATTCCCTGCACTACCTGTCCATTGATGGACTGCTCAGTTCCGTTGGCGAAAGGGATTCATACTGCCTTGCCTGTTTTAACGGTGATTATCCCATTCCCCCTTGCGAGGGTTATGGCAAAATGTGTTTTGAAAAAGATTAA
- the aepY gene encoding phosphonopyruvate decarboxylase: MIDPIYFLTLCKKNGFSTFYGVPDSTLKHFCTAATEDTDLQHTICVNEGAAIGAAIGYHLATAAIPIVYMQNSGLGNAINPLTSLVAKEVYSIPMLLVVGWRGEPGVKDEPQHAFQGIITPTMLDNLQIEHAVIDKDSDIEAELQKAGAFFKDNNRPYALLVKKGTFSAFESKTEACKEYPLSRQQTIECIVRHQTAANVIVSTTGMASRELFHIRKENNIPNGTDFLTVGGMGHASSIALGVAANAPEKKVICLDGDGACLMHLGSLATIGSSGIQNMLHIVINNGEHGSTGGQPTVSRKVDLCAIAKACGYSKAVRVEDKETLAEHLSQAQGLCFVEVMTNNHKSSEIGRPTSTPLENKKMFMDNF, from the coding sequence ATGATTGATCCGATTTATTTCCTTACGCTGTGCAAGAAAAACGGGTTCAGCACCTTTTACGGAGTGCCGGATTCCACCCTGAAACACTTCTGCACAGCCGCCACTGAAGATACCGATTTGCAGCATACTATTTGTGTTAACGAGGGTGCGGCCATCGGTGCAGCCATAGGATACCATTTAGCTACCGCCGCAATCCCAATCGTCTACATGCAGAATTCCGGGCTCGGTAACGCAATTAATCCGTTAACATCCTTAGTGGCCAAAGAAGTATACTCCATCCCCATGCTTCTAGTTGTCGGCTGGCGGGGGGAACCGGGAGTCAAAGACGAACCCCAGCACGCATTCCAAGGGATTATTACTCCCACGATGCTGGATAATCTACAGATCGAGCACGCTGTCATCGACAAAGATTCCGACATTGAAGCGGAACTCCAAAAAGCCGGAGCTTTTTTTAAGGACAATAACCGCCCTTATGCACTGCTGGTAAAAAAAGGAACTTTCTCAGCTTTTGAATCCAAAACCGAAGCTTGCAAAGAATACCCGCTAAGCAGGCAGCAAACCATTGAATGCATTGTCCGGCACCAGACTGCTGCCAATGTAATTGTCTCCACCACCGGGATGGCATCCCGCGAACTTTTCCATATCCGCAAAGAAAACAACATTCCAAATGGCACAGATTTCCTGACTGTAGGCGGCATGGGCCATGCGTCTTCGATTGCCCTTGGGGTCGCCGCCAATGCACCTGAAAAGAAAGTCATCTGTCTTGATGGTGACGGAGCATGCCTGATGCATCTGGGTTCCCTAGCGACCATCGGTTCCAGCGGAATCCAAAACATGTTGCATATCGTAATCAATAACGGTGAGCACGGCTCCACCGGTGGACAACCCACGGTTTCACGCAAGGTGGATTTGTGCGCCATTGCCAAAGCTTGCGGTTATTCCAAAGCTGTGCGTGTCGAAGATAAAGAAACACTGGCCGAACATTTGAGTCAGGCACAGGGACTCTGTTTCGTGGAAGTAATGACCAACAATCACAAATCTTCGGAAATCGGCAGGCCGACAAGTACTCCGCTTGAAAACAAAAAAATGTTCATGGATAATTTCTAA